Proteins from one Solenopsis invicta isolate M01_SB chromosome 11, UNIL_Sinv_3.0, whole genome shotgun sequence genomic window:
- the LOC105202807 gene encoding uncharacterized protein LOC105202807, with protein MSGMCAAYGCRNKGGYRFPSDKAMKKRWTTAIKRDNFCPNTDSRLCTNHFRLEDYITTGLESGVTPVKNILKKNAVASIFSWKKKLDTSLQDVRSRRQKQRELKLNQNRLMVRSPISDLCLVADIEESDKLVEPVLPLSNENTNHYIIDISIGCEIEVRRPAAYELKYRYNTVSNISFEDQLFITLIKLRRAIPDLGLAYTFNVSKKTIQNIVITWIYFMYCQWSEIDIWPSKDLIMYYMPSGFKQMYPSTRVIVDGTEFPIAAPTNPTFKQATFSTYKNKTTLKVLVGTTPSGLISYISPAYAGSVSDKAIVEKSDLIKKCDSVMADRGFTVQDLLAPKQVSINILAFLKGRTQLSAFLCRRSWCGVMSPNLPRGVPVSQNHGSRPEKVENPSPAPSCCVVANEYCTGDYNAGCCDFLL; from the exons ATGTCGGGAATGTGTGCAGCATACGGTTGCAGAAATAAGGGAGGGTATCGGTTCCCGAGCGACAAGGCAATGAAAAAACGGTGGACCACCGCTATAAAACGCGACAATTTTTGTCCAAATACAGATTCGCGACTGTGCACAAACCACTTTAGACTTGAAGATTATATTACTACCGGCTTAGAAAGTG GTGTTACACCggtgaaaaacattttgaaaaaaaatgcagtGGCATCCATATtttcatggaaaaaaaaattggacacTTCGCTTCAAGATGTTCGTTCCAGACGACAGAAGCAAAGAGAGCTCAAACTAAATCAGAACAGGCTGATGGTTAGGAGCCCCATTTCCGATTTATGTCTAGTTGCTGATATTGAAGAAAGTGACAAGCTTGTGGAACCAGTTCTCCCTCTATCTAATGAAAACACTAATCATTACATAATTGACATCTCTATCGGTTGTGAAATTGAAGTGAGAA GGCCAGCAGCTTATGAGCTAAAGTATCGCTATAATACGGTATCAAATATTAGTTTTGAGgatcaattatttataactcTCATTAAGTTGAGGAGAGCCATACCTGATTTAGGTTTAGCTTACACGTTTAATGTCAGCAAAAAGACGATTCAGAATATTGTTATTACATGGATATACTTTATGTATTGTCAGTGGTCTGAAATAGACATATGGCCTAGCAAGGATCTCATAATGTATTATATGCCCTCAGGATTTAAACAGATGTATCCGTCAACTAGGGTTATAGTAGATGGAACAGAATTTCCTATCGCTGCTCCTACAAATCCTACATTTAAGCAAGCAACCTTTAGCACATACAAGAACAAAACCACATTGAAAGTATTAGTTGGTACAACGCCTAGTGGACTTATTTCCTATATTTCGCCAGCTTATGCGGGATCAGTGAGTGATAAAGCAATAGTTGAAAAAAGTGATCTTATTAAGAAGTGTGACTCTGTAATGGCTGATCGTGGATTTACCGTCCAAGATTTGTTAGCGCCAAAACAAGTATCAATAAATATTCTAGCTTTTCTAAAGGGCAGGACTCAGTTATCAG CCTTTCTCTGCCGAAGATCGTGGTGCGGGGTGATGAGCCCCAATCTACCTCGAGGTGTCCCTGTCTCGCAGAACCACGGATCTAGACCAGAGAAGGTCGAAAATCCATCCCCCGCTCCAAGCTGTTGTGTCGTGGCTAATGAGTACTGCACCGGGGATTACAACGCCGGATGTTGTGATTTCCTCTTGTAG
- the LOC105202806 gene encoding uncharacterized protein LOC105202806, giving the protein MARGDNSLGLLPRACSREPTTKVRNLIQYCRERNRGLILGCDANAHHKVWGSTDINNRGECLFEYLCQTNLDIVNSEKELTFVTRARQEVLDLLLATPLLGSKIVNWHVSRKASLSDHRHIVFDLRVRVPVEELIRIPKLTDWTLYQELLRGKLEDSKVAITGIEDLNSASTDLHNIIHRAYESCCPTKDIRSSSTTSWWNQGLEELRSSARKLFNRTKRTKCQEDWDWYRKTFTDYNKELRRSKRKSWRSFCENICDFPVAARLQRVMAKDHSNQIGRANGEYTDDAGEMLRLLLSTHFPGSYIVEDKSKREEGTSLPRHPQLRRVKRLTNHIFVPNRVKWAISSFKPYKSPGGDGIFPALLQKGLFYLLPHITNLYKHSFMLGYIPEQCRRAKCGLPVPNPIRSDRLASPPSC; this is encoded by the coding sequence ATGGCAAGAGGCGATAATAGCCTCGGCCTACTTCCCAGGGCATGCAGCCGAGAACCCACCACCAAAGTCAGAAACCTCATCCAATACTGCCGAGAAAGGAACAGAGGCCTCATCCTCGGCTGCGATGCAAACGCACACCACAAGGTCTGGGGCAGCACCGATATCAACAATAGAGGTGAGTGTCTATTTGAGTACCTGTGCCAAACCAATCTAGATATAGTCAATAGTGAAAAGGAACTCACTTTCGTCACAAGAGCCAGGCAGGAGGTGCTTGACCTCTTGCTGGCCACTCCCCTGCTTGGCTCCAAGATTGTCAACTGGCACGTATCCCGGAAAGCTTCGCTCTCCGATCATAGGCATATAGTCTTCGATCTGAGGGTGAGGGTCCCTGTAGAGGAATTAATAAGAATCCCTAAGCTCACGGACTGGACGCTCTACCAGGAGCTCCTAAGGGGAAAATTAGAAGATTCCAAGGTAGCCATAACAGGCATAGAGGATCTGAATAGTGCCTCAACCGACTTGCATAACATCATTCATAGGGCCTACGAAAGTTGCTGCCCTACTAAAGACATAAGGTCCTCTTCCACAACATCATGGTGGAATCAAGGCCTGGAGGAGTTGCGCTCCTCGGCCAGAAAGCTCTTTAATAGGACCAAGAGGACCAAATGTCAAGAAGATTGGGATTGGTACAGGAAGACCTTTACCGATTACAACAAAGAACTGAGGAGATCTAAGAGGAAATCATGGAGGAGCTTCTGTGAAAACATTTGCGACTTCCCTGTTGCGGCTCGCCTACAAAGAGTAATGGCGAAAGACCACTCCAACCAAATCGGCAGGGCAAATGGCGAATACACAGATGACGCTGGGGAGATGTTAAGGCTTTTGCTAAGCACTCATTTTCCTGGCTCTTATATTGTCGAGGACAAATCGAAAAGAGAGGAGGGGACCTCGCTGCCCCGTCACCCCCAACTCCGCAGAGTCAAAAGACTTACCAATCACATCTTTGTGCCCAACAGGGTAAAATGGGCAATCTCATCCTTCAAACCATACAAATCTCCGGGCGGCGATGGGATCTTTCCGGCTCTACTTCAAAAGGGCCTGTTCTATCTGCTGCCGCACATTACTAATTTGTACAAACACAGCTTTATGCTGGGATATATCCCTGAGCAGTGTAGGCGGGCTAAGTGCGGGCTTCCAGTGCCCAACCCAATTCGTTCAGACCGATTAGCCTCACCTCCTTCATGCTAA
- the LOC105202805 gene encoding uncharacterized protein LOC105202805, producing the protein MRTCPTAALEAILDLLPLHLQVRKVAASSAICLLNHLTPMPTSRTGHMRILITDGLCNIAQLSMDAMKMKFNFVRNYEAVYTDNETWALGGPPFKRGALQWYIDGVKTAKGGAGAGISGPNCRTSISMGVTPSIFQAEISAINSCAKINRDKDMKGATIDILTDNRAAVKALTAYSCDSALVWECITNLKLLAEDNHVTLWWIPGHEGIKGNDEADELAKKEARSLPIGPEPLVRGQCQPHQKTLNNLEDELKSSYWSDTRGLAQAKKFITYSLQRTRDVLSLDKRDLTTLIGLLSGHCQLKYHLNTIGKIEDDDCRFFMETAETVEHIMCDCPAIGHLRQEFMGGVLITPDQIKELDPRRVVRFFKSLDLTQL; encoded by the coding sequence ATGAGAACCTGCCCCACTGCAGCTTTAGAGGCCATTCTGGACCTTCTACCTCTCCACCTACAAGTTCGTAAAGTTGCTGCCAGCTCAGCAATTTGTCTACTGAACCACCTTACACCTATGCCAACTAGTCGGACTGGACATATGAGAATACTTATAACTGACGGCTTATGCAACATTGCTCAACTCTCCATGGACGCGATGAAGATGAAATTCAACTTTGTGCGCAACTACGAAGCTGTCTATACAGACAACGAGACGTGGGCACTGGGAGGGCCCCCCTTCAAAAGGGGTGCCCTACAGTGGTACATCGACGGCGTCAAAACAGCAAAGGGTGGAGCAGGAGCCGGTATCAGCGGTCCTAACTGCCGCACGTCGATCTCCATGGGAGTAACGCCTTCCATCTTCCAGGCAGAAATATCTGCCATCAACTCTTGCGCCAAGATCAACCGAGACAAAGATATGAAAGGCGCAACAATTGACATACTAACAGACAACCGAGCTGCGGTCAAGGCTCTCACAGCCTACTCGTGTGACTCTGCTCTGGTCTGGGAATGTATCACTAACCTCAAACTCTTAGCCGAGGATAACCACGTTACACTCTGGTGGATTCCGGGGCATGAGGGCATTAAAGGTAATGACGAAGCAGATGAACTCGCGAAGAAAGAGGCACGCTCACTCCCGATAGGACCGGAGCCCCTGGTGCGGGGTCAATGTCAGCCACATCAAAAAACACTTAACAATCTGGAGGACGAACTAAAATCCTCATATTGGAGCGACACTAGGGGACTGGCCCAGGCCAAAAAGTTTATTACCTATTCGCTACAAAGAACACGGGATGTACTTTCCTTGGACAAGAGAGACTTAACCACTCTGATAGGCCTTCTTTCTGGCCACTGTCAACTCAAATACCACCTCAACACAATTGGCAAAATTGAGGATGACGACTGCCGTTTCTTCATGGAGACGGCCGAGACGGTTGAGCACATCATGTGTGACTGCCCGGCTATCGGCCATCTCAGGCAAGAATTTATGGGAGGGGTACTCATCACCCCTGACCAAATCAAGGAGTTAGATCCCCGGCGGGTCGTGAGGTTTTTCAAAAGCCTTGACCTAACGCAACTTTAA